The following coding sequences lie in one Beijerinckia indica subsp. indica ATCC 9039 genomic window:
- a CDS encoding Uma2 family endonuclease — protein MNLPLRKPMTLPEFLAWEEQQPIRYEFDGSAPFAMAGGTEAHAIIQTNLAIAVGGRLRGKPCRFIGSDLKALVADNSSRYPDGMIVCSPVQNRRTTIADPVIVFEVLSSSTASTDRIVKAREYQATPSIQRYIMLEQDRIGATIYARAGDTWTFEILSDDAILQMPEIGIELPLAELYEGLNFDIEDETSKEISQSS, from the coding sequence ATGAACCTGCCTCTCCGCAAGCCCATGACCCTGCCCGAATTCCTCGCTTGGGAAGAACAGCAGCCCATCCGATACGAATTCGATGGCTCTGCCCCCTTTGCCATGGCTGGGGGCACAGAAGCTCATGCCATCATTCAGACCAACCTTGCTATAGCTGTCGGGGGTCGTCTTCGTGGCAAACCCTGCCGTTTCATCGGCAGCGATCTCAAGGCCCTCGTCGCCGACAATTCCTCCCGCTATCCCGACGGAATGATCGTCTGTTCTCCCGTCCAGAATAGACGCACCACTATCGCTGATCCCGTCATCGTCTTCGAAGTCCTTAGTTCCTCAACCGCAAGCACCGATCGTATCGTCAAGGCCCGTGAATATCAGGCCACACCCTCCATCCAGCGCTACATCATGCTTGAACAGGACCGCATCGGCGCTACCATTTATGCCCGTGCCGGCGATACCTGGACATTCGAAATTCTCTCGGACGATGCCATCCTCCAGATGCCAGAAATCGGCATCGAGTTGCCTCTTGCTGAACTCTACGAAGGATTGAATTTCGACATCGAAGACGAAACCAGTAAGGAAATTTCTCAATCGTCTTGA